Proteins encoded within one genomic window of Camelina sativa cultivar DH55 chromosome 19, Cs, whole genome shotgun sequence:
- the LOC104767171 gene encoding bZIP transcription factor 2 — protein MASSSSTYRSSSSSDGGNNNPSSDSVVTVDERKRKRMLSNRESARRSRMRKQKHVDDLTAQINQLSNDNRQILNSLTVTSQLYMKIQAENSVLTAQMSELSTRLHSLNEIVDLVQSNGAGFGVDQIDGCGFDDRTVGIDGYYEDMMSGVNHWGGSVYSNQPIMANDINMY, from the coding sequence atggCGTCATCAAGCAGCACGTACCGGAGCTCTAGCTCTTCCGACGGCGGTAACAACAACCCATCATCAGACTCCGTCGTCACCGTCGACGAACGAAAACGTAAAAGAATGCTATCGAACCGTGAATCTGCACGTAGGTCAAGGATGCGTAAACAGAAACACGTTGACGATCTAACGGCTCAGATCAATCAGCTTTCGAACGACAACCGTCAGATCTTGAACAGCCTCACCGTGACGTCTCAGCTTTACATGAAGATCCAAGCCGAGAACTCTGTTCTCACCGCTCAGATGTCTGAGCTTAGCACCAGGCTCCATTCTTTGAACGAGATCGTTGATCTCGTGCAATCCAACGGTGCAGGATTTGGTGTTGACCAGATCGACGGCTGTGGTTTCGATGATCGTACGGTTGGGATTGACGGATATTACGAGGATATGATGAGTGGTGTTAATCATTGGGGTGGTTCGGTTTACTCTAACCAACCCATCATGGCTAATGATATCAATATgtattga